CGCGAGAGCATGGCAGCCCTGCCAGTGTAACGGGCCCCGTATGTACGTCAGTTtacttttttttcgtctcttctctgcacgcCATCGTAACACGTGACCATCCGTATTTTTTGAGATAGAAACTCCCCGACAGCGTGTTCGAGattgtttttttttgctcAGCTTTTGTGTCGCTTTTCGAGATTGTGCAAGATGTCGCTTCTTAGCCGAGTAGCTGTGCTGAGTGTCGTCGCACTCAGCTTCGAGATGCCGATGATGCTAGCAGCGGACCCTGAAGCAACTTCCTGTGAGACTGAGGGCTCATCTATTTCGTTCACTGTAGAAAAGGCGGGCCATGTTGTGCGTTTCAACTGTCCCTCGACCTTGGAAGAGATCAAGCCGGCTTACGAAGCAGGGGACTCAACAAAAGTATGCACTACGGCCGACTGCTCGAACGAAGCCGCATTGAAAGATGTCCTTAAAAGTGCTTCACTTGCACAGGCAGAAGGGTCCGGCTCTTCTGGAGGAAACGATTTCACGCTGACGGTTGACGCGTTGCCGGAAGCGGAGACAAGCGTTTTTTTCCTATGCCAAAGAACAGGTGCATCAAGAAGCGCTCGCCGCTTGGGTACAGCCGTACCATCGGACAAATGTGGCGTACACATTCTCGTCAAAGCGGCACCACGTaagttttctgcttcgcgctAATTTTCTGAATGATTTCTTTGCACGAATGAAATAAgatctttcttctgttcagGTAGAACTTTACCCATATGCTTTGTTTTTTAACCTCGGCTCTTTGTGTGCACAGAGGCTCCGGTGTGTTCGGCGCAAGATCACACGCTTGAACTACAAATCACCGCAGCAAACTCTGATACATCGTTCGTGTGCGGAGGCACCTTCAATGTCATCAAGCCCGCAAATGCCGCCAAAGTTCTTcaaggagacagctgtgAGACTGAAGTAGACTTGGTCTCTCTAGTTCCACACGCCAGTCGCTCGGCCTTGGAACAAAGTGGCCTAATCAAGCTATCCGTAACTGATCTTCCGCAGCAACAGCAGAAACTCTGCTACAGATGCGAGGACTCTTCTCAAAAGGCCTGCAAAGTTTTGGTAACCGTTTCGGCGTCTCATACATCGGATGCTGCCCGTCTTACCGCTCAGGCAGCTCTTGGAGCTCTCCTGGCTGTTGCAGGGTTGGTGTACATGGCTTGAGTGATCGAAAAATACCACACCGTGCTGTGTCTGGGTTTGATTCCAGATGTGGATGATTCGTCAGGGTGAACTGTCGGCATTTTGTCCTTGTGTCTCGGACCTTCTAGCTCTTGAAAATCGCATCAGAGCTAGGGAGGCAACCTAGGAAGTTACATGTCTAATATTGGCGCAGACGTGTTGAAACGAAACACTTGTCATTAACGCGCCTACCGTGACTGGGTAATTGATAATCACGACATCGACAAAAAGCAAAGAGCATATACGTCACTCCTTCTTGTTGAACACCTCTACCCAGCACTGGACTCTTGACAGAAGGGCATCCACCGCTTCAACCCTTTGTTCACTCGCAAAAGGCCTCGTGCTTTTGTACGGAGCAGCCAGCAACTTCAAGTCTGACAGATCCACACTGACTTCCTCATCGTCGATCTCACTCACTTTGCGAGGAGATTTTTCTATACCCCTGAGAGAATGTTCCGCCGAACACGTACCGCAGAGACTCGACCCGTAGACGCGACGACCCACGGTTTTCTTCATTGAACATTGACTGCCAATCGTGCCACTCATAGTTCTGCTACGACCGATTTTTCCATGTCGTATGCCGTCTTCATGCAGCTGTGACCTTCTAGGCGCATCGCTTTTGAAACTCCCCTTCTGAACGTTTTCGTCATCATTCACACTGCAGTGTTCGCACTCCCAACTGAATCGGGGAACAGCCATAAAATCTTCTGAGCACCCAGCCTCTGATTCGCCGCAGTCTACCTGTCTGCGGCTCGACGGCACACCGTTACAAGCTTGAACACGAGTTCCCGCCTCGGATTCCGTATGGCCACATTTAGAGAACTCGTCTCGCGAAAGTGAAGAGCTTGATTCAGCGACTGTGCCTTCCGTAGTCTTAGCATCAAATTTCAAGCCATCACTCTTGTCGAACTCCTGAGCCTGCGTCCCTGTGTGGGATGTCTCTTCGCCGTTCCCCCATTCACACGGGAACCCCTCCGGGCCACCCACAtgtctctgctctgcctGAACACTTGCCGTACTGGCATCATAGCTATCAGACAGTGACCGGTTTAGGCTGCAACACGTACTTGCATGCGGACGTCGCCCCTTTCCGACAGCCCCAATCGACTGAACTCGACCATCGTTCAAATACTGATGAACACTAGAACCACGGCCTGTGAGCCACGTCCACGCTTCCGAACGCCTGCGCCCGAGGCTTCTTTGCAGTTCTGTGTTCCCTGTTCGTCTGGTGTACACGTCTAGTACGGTTATGCTACCTGCTTTAATCGTGTTCCCAAAACGACGTCCGCATAGCGCCTGCCAACACAAATGAAAACAGGAACTTCACAGGATTATTCGTCAGACCGGGATCGTAGCGATACACCTCTCGCTCGAGCCACTGCTTTTCATCGCAATATTCCCACATGAGAGAAATACCTGCCACGCCCACCGTCTTCAATAACTCGCACATCAAAGACGCTTCTGCCTCCGGCAaacttcctctcttccacgAATACGGTACCGTTGTCTGATCCGAGCGTTCCATCTTCCCAAGAAGCGGAGGGCATTAACAGGACGTAACGTTCCATTGAGGTAGGCTGGAGCTAATCATGCTCATGAATAACATAGACACTGAAGTATCTCCCATTAAGATCGACCACCTTCTCGACGTTAGGCGTAGTCGGCAGACTTGCCCTTTAACACAAGAACAGCATCTGACAGATTTCCGTGAGCGTTTCGGTTTCCGAACTTCCATTCATTATCTCGGAAGCCCCATTCTCGAGCTATCGCTATACACGTGAGATTAAACTACAGGATGGAGTACACCCCGGTTGGCTCGCAAGACCGGCACTTACTTGAAGCAGCTCTCGTATGACACATTCGCGCGTAATCACTAGTACTGCGAGGCAACCGCTCTTCGCAGTGTCCCCGTCGCGATCCTCCACGCTGCTGTTGCCCGTTGTCGACGCCTGATCAGTCTGTGGACATGCCTTTGTAAAACCCGCTTCAAGCGATGAAACAGATGGCAGCCACAACCCTGACGCTACGCTAGCCGCCACACACTGCGCCACCGTCCTTTTCATCAGAAGAAGGACACGGTAACCTCTCAGTGAGACTCGTGTATGCCCGTCGTTCCAGACGTTATCCCTCGCGCCACCTGTGCCACTCATCCCTTTCACGACGGCTTCTTTGGCCTTCTTACAATGTGCATCTGCATCCTCTGACGGGCTGCGAACCTCGTGTTCAGTTTCAAGAGACACTAGCTCAGTGCCGCTTGACCCACATGACTCAGCAGCCCCCGTATTGTTGTATCGGCTGCTGGGGCCTATACGCGCTAACAAGGAGCCCAACCAACTGCCACTCCAATGTCTCAAGTTGAGACCGCGAACTGCCATGCTGTCCTCTGGCTCCTCCAACGCGGTGGACCTGCCACAGGCACCCGCGCCCCCCCCACAGGCGTTTCCCATGTGGCGGCCCTCACACGGTTTCGCTTGTTCGGTGCGAAAACCGACATCGGCGTCGTTATGCCTGGCACTGTTTCCCACGCACGTTCTCTCGATTCTGGAAAGTGAGGATAGGGAGCGTTTTGCGGTCTGTGCAGTCCCCCGGTACGCGGTGCTTGCCCAGCCGCTGTCGCTTCCAGTGCCGCTGAAACCGTCGCTCCCAGTACCACCGATgccgtcgctttcttcgatATTACTACTCGAGTCGTTACTGTTGGTGCCGCAGCCAGTGGAGCTACAGTCGTGAGCCAGCGATGCAGATGGGGGTGAAAAACCGGCGCTTGCACATTCAGTCAATGCAGCAGCAAAGGAATGGACCAGATCCGTTACGAAACGCGCGGTATCTTTGCGTAAATTGTGTCCCGATTGAGTTTTCAATGCGCTGCAACAAGATATGTTTTTCTCACGTGTCGCTGATTCTGAGGTCACGTTAAGGGAGTTCTGCCGCTGCCTCACACTGTCGAAGTGCTGGCGTGCTTCGTTAGTGATGAGAGCAGCCCGACACCGACGGGCAGCACCACGGGGTTTCCTTCCCTCGGCAGCTGGCATGGCCCCATAGGCGGACAACCTGACAGTCGACGGTGGTCGTCGTTGTACAACAACAGGTTCAGTTCCGCTAACGGCGTCTTCATCTTGCTTTGGATTGTGGACCTTGAAGCGCTCCTTCCGATCATGGTTAGTCAATGCTTCTCGTTCGCAAACACACTCAGAAACAGCCGACGTCGACGCGCGCACCTCCGGAATTCGTGATGTCCCCCTGTCTGAATATTTTGAGTCGAGGAGAGATCGTGAACGGCGTAGTCTGGTAGTGTGCCATTTTGGTTGTGATTCTGGTTCCTCCCGGGGCTTCACAGACGCAACAGGAGGTTGCAGCCAAGGGATTGCCTTGTCGCAGGTTCTAAGGGATGGCGCAGAATGTGCAGGACGCAGCAAGAATCTATTCCGGATTAGCGGCAACACTACTTTGGCACCACAGGGCTGCCTCCATCTGGACAGAGGTATGCGAGAACTGTAATGTTCCTCACAGTCACTATGGTGGTTTTGCTCTATGCGTCCACGAGCAGGCTTCGTCCACCGCGTATCACGACAGGATTCGGATGCATGTCGAAAATAGAATGAGGCATCGCCTCCCATGGCGTCGACACCGTCAACATGCAGCAGTgtgcttcttgttcttccgaGAGCTGGACTGAAGATCGAATATCCATCAAAGCATTTGTGTGGCATCGAAGGCTCTGATGGCGCCTCTGGCTTGCTTGTTACCAGATCTCCCAGCACAAAAGGTGTTTGCAATTCAGGAGGTAATTGACACGCTCCACACGCATCCCCTCTGTCTTTTACGGACGCTGGGAATGGTCGTCTCTGACATGTTTCGGAGAATTGCTTTACACACATTTCGGTAGCATCTTGTCCTGAAGCGGGACCGTCACGACAGTAATCTGTCACGGGGTAGATATGGTCCGTTCGCTCTTTGGCACTTAGCCAATTGGTGAAGTCGTTCGCACCTGGGTCTGGTCTTGCTACGCATGTTTCGTTGTTGAAGGGTGATGAACTAACGCATGACGTTTTTCCTTCACAGACCCCACCGGCTATCCAAGTTGGTAGCAGACTGCCGGAGTTAACCTCACTCAGTTTCTTGCCTCTCCGAGGGGAACTGATAGGCATTGTTTGACAATTCTGATAGGGAGAGTGGCAGCTGCCACGCTCCGCCGTGAGTTCGTTGACATCATCGACCGACGTAGTGCTGCTTGGCAACAAAGCACAGCCGCTCGGTGGGAAAGAAACTGCCACACAATCGGACTCAGCTTGCAGGCGCCTGGAGCATTGGCTCAATGAGTGCGAGTCACGCAGAGACAAGCCGCCTTGTTGCTCCATCCTCTCACATCTTCCGCCATCTCCTGCTGCTCCGCTGGGTCTAGTctgctccttcctctgccgcACTGGTGGCACATCTGAGTCGTACTCCACCAATACATCATGCAAGAACTCTTCAAGGCAACAACCAGGCCGACTGCCACTGTCTTCCGTTACTTCACCATCATACACGATTTGTGGAAATGATCCCACCATGAGTTTCTCCCCACTTTTCGATCTGTCAACGATTTTCCTGTAGTCACTTTGCTCATCCGCTGTGGCGTGTGCTTCAATGACCTTGTGCTTAACGTCGTCGACGGGTAGTCTTCCGTTGTCGTTGTCACCCGATCGATTCTCCAACTCACGTGAGAAGCCTTCAGATGAAGAACTAGTTACTTGTTCTCTTTGAAGATGAGTATTAGTTTTTGGTATTTTTCCGCTGACTTCAATACTTTCGCGATTCACTGACGTCCCATCTGGCTCAATAGGACACTCAGGATCGAAAAATTCGCCAGCGACGGGAGGGCTGCTATCCATCTGTGCCGCCCTCCGAGAACCTATCTCGTCCTGAACAGGTTTTTCAAGCGTCCGCTCCGGGACCTCCCTGAGATCCGTGAATACACTCACGTCATGCTCCCCGGCCTGCGGGCGTTCTCCAGGTGAGGCATCGCCGGCCGGATTGTCGAATTGCATGCCGCTGcttcctgcgtttccttgACAAGCACCCATTTCGGGCAACATGCATCGAGAGCCAAGAATCTTTTGACCTTCCTCGAAGAACAAAAACCGTGTGAACATAATTCTTTGTTGATCAGATAACGTAGATGCAACGAGGACGTGTCCACTtttgagagaagagaagccttGCGAGGAACTAAcacagtcttcttctctcacgcAGGGAAGAACAACACTCCGTTCAATGCACTGCATGTTCGAGACGGTGTTCGCAGAATTTGTTGTTGacaacgaaagagacacgcaTTCCTTTGTAGCTTTtgcgctgctgctgctgtcaGGTTCTGCCCCACTCGCGTGACAGATAACACGGGAGTGCCGGAATGCATTCAACGATGGTTCAGCAACAGCTTCACTTTTCAGTGCCTCATAACATGCTTCATCGGCACCTCTACGCCGCTCCGGCGCTGCAAGCATCCAGCTGCACTTTCCCACGTCCGCCGTCGTCTCATATTTAccagtttcttcagtggTAATTTCCAGAGGCTGAACAGCAGTAGTTGCGGACAAATGAATCAACCCAAGATTTCGAGtctcctcactcttctcCTGCGCCTCGCGCAACGGCGTCCAGCACCGGGTACCAGTCTGCCCATCTTCAAGAATCTCCTCCACTATCTTGCTAGAAAACGCTTCACTCCTTAACGTTGTGTTGCCCTCTGCATCCGGCTCATCAGGATGAGTCTTTCCCTGCCCATTATCATTGGCCTCAACCTCGTGGGGCAGCTCGTTTATCTTTGTGTTGATTGCTGAACCTCCCGAAGCATACTCGTCATCGGTGGCCAACCCAGATTGATAGAGCACTGATGCGCACGACGCAACGCTTGCAAATTCAAATTCTTCCTGCTCATCCTGGCCCACAACGCCATCGTAGCCTCGCTCGTCAAGGCATACATTGTTTCCAGTAACACGttcggcagagacagcggaagcATCATGACTGTTCAAGAGCAGGCCACTGGAGTCCGCCACACCTTTGGAAATCTTTCGCGGACACAAACAGGTGTCCTCGTTACCTTCCTCAGCATCCAGAGAGGCTGTTAAGTGAGCTCTCTTCCTacgccttcgccgccgtctCTGGCGTTTTCCTGTCCCAGAATAGACAGCATTCTCCGAACCGAGATGTGCTGACCGTGTCTCTACGGGTATGCCGAATCGGTTACCGGTTCCGCTCCTGCAAACGCCTAAATCGGACTGAACGAATGGTGAGATTGATGCAGCTTGCTTCCCTAAACGAGGTGACGGTACGTGCATTACCACATGTAAAGCATCGTTAACCGACGATAAATCACAGCTGAGGCGATGGCCCCCTTCTGCCCGAACCGATCCAACGGAATCCTCTGCTGAAAAATCCGGGGCTTGACTACCATCTGATGGCTGCTGAAGCGCACCCATTTTGGGCGACGCTGAAGCCCCGTTTATTACCGACTGAGTGGTGAACGGCTCTGGTGGTGAATGACATACATCCTTCCACGCCGGACAGCTTCCTTGCGCTACAACATTGGCTGCGTCGCACCGCGTCGTCGTGCACATGGCAGCCACTCCCCGTGTGCAGCTCTGGCCGATGCTCAAGCGACAACAACTTTCATCAACCACGTTTGTCACCTCACAGGGATCTTGTTCGCAGCCCTTCGATTTGTGAAGGGGTAAATGGGTTCCCACTAGAGCATGCAGTTTCTCTTGTTCAACACGGACTTGGTCCTGAATGCTAAGATGTCCCATTCCCGGATTAccacctgcatgcgcttttgGAAAAGAGAGCAGTTCACCCGTGAATGAACCGACACTGTGATCCAGCAAAGCATCCTCACCGTTGACGTCAAGAAGCTTTGACGAAGTTAGGATAGACGTCTGGACCGACGGCGGAACCTTCAGCAGTTCACAATAGCTCCCGACGTCAGTTAGGGTGAAACAATTTGTCTGGGTGGAAACAGCAGGACACGCGAGAACGCTACTGAAGACGTCTCCAATGCGGACAACACGATCTATATTTGCTAAAAAACTTGATACGGATGAATAGGGCGTGCGTGCTGTTCCGGTGGCATGACCCGTTGCGCTTCTTCCGGTAGAGTCACTAACCCGGGTGATGGCTCGCCGCTGGTCCATGGCAGCCTTCGCTATGAAGTCCCTCAaattcagagagagaagaaattcTCCAACAAGAGCCTCCAAAAAGAAGCGCACCACGCGCTCACGGACATCCTCCAAGCTTTCCCCACCTACGATTTCAGTCACCACACAACCAGCACAATTAACATTAATAAAAGAGTTATGCCCATGTAAGGCAAGCGTAGAAAACGTTCTGCACATTGGAGTCATGTTCGTCGCCATAATCTGTAACAGCAGCCTGCGACGACGCACCTACGGACAATTCCCTTGTGCAGCGGAATTTTATGGCACTGGCCTATCGCCACTTCAGCGATGGTGCTTGTccaaaacgaaaaaaatTGCCACCTTATCAAAAACCACTGCCGCAACAAATGTATCATCAGACACAGTTTCTCTACAGCAGCGTTCGAGCTGCGAAGGCCGCGCAGCGCAGGGCTTcgctctgcagagacggatTCTCTTGGGAAACTCAGCATAAGAAATCTTTCTGTGTGGCTGCAGCAAAACTATGCAGCGGTCTTCAAAACAACCCGCACCATTATTAGTCTCACGGATGTCGCTCTGTCACAGCGGACTCGCGGACGTCCTCCGATACTTATTCTGTTCCTTCACGTGTAGTGACTTTTAACACAAACGCCAACAGCCACAGCCTCTCCACGTCCCACCCAGAAAGAAGCCTTTTCTGTAGGTTTTTGTAAATCATAGCACGCGGAAGCCTTCACAGTCTGCATCTTCGTCACGGGGTAAAAACCGTTTAGTTGTCGCTATGGATCCAGAAGGCGACTCAGTCTCTCTACATCTGGTTTCTACACAACCATAAGTTTTGAACAAGTTCTACTCTTTGCGTGGACCATCTACAACCCACACCTGCTCCCTCGACAGCCTGATGCATCAATTGCCATTTGTTACAAGTGTGATGAGTGGTAGAATCGGCCCCCtaagaaaaacaaagtgtTACACTGACCGTCTTCGGGAACGGCACGTTAGCATCAACAGAACTTGCCGCAAACACTGAACGGACAACCGCATAAATCATCATAAACAGTAGTAGGTAAACTCACCTGGAGGCCGGAACGTTTCCTTCGTAAAGCCAGCTTTTGTCGCCCGCCTCATAAACTCCGCATTTGACAAGTGAGCCAagtcgcctttccttctgttACCCAGTCGCTTATCGTCGACGTATGGACTTTCCCGATTAACTGTCAAAATGACGTTCTTCATTTCCTAATGGAACAAAGTGACATATGCCCATTGAGGAATAGCCACCCTTCTCCAAGCattttgtttccttttcacACAGAAGCATATCTGGTGCTCATCTAACTCATCGCTATGTAACAGAAACTGTGTACCCTACGGGACTGAATACACAGGCctgacacagaagagagcgtCGTGACCGAACCAGCGCCGAAAACACAAAATCGCCAAAGCACGCTTCTTTCAATTTCGTCCGATAGGCGCGCATCTCGAAGTCTCTGTGTGTGGGGTACTGAGCGCCTCCTTCCCCCCGCCTACAGCCCGCCCATACACAACGCTGTTGTATCCTTACGTGCGACAGACACCTCATCTGACGGCATGACTTGTGGCTGTCATAATTCATTCATCAAATCTTCGAGAAGAATACGCTATCAGCGTTAACGGAGGAATGTAAGCATACCTGGCACGCTGCGTCGTCACTGCAGTATATCATAGTGAATCGCATCGGCCGGAGAAGCTTAGCTGCTGCGATCGCTTGTTTTTGCCCCTCTTTGCTGAGGACCTCGACAAGACCTTCTTGGTCTTCTGTTGGGCAACTGGAGAACGAAAGAGTGTTGGGGTTCTCT
This genomic interval from Toxoplasma gondii ME49 chromosome VIIb, whole genome shotgun sequence contains the following:
- the SRS28 gene encoding SAG-related sequence SRS28 (encoded by transcript TGME49_258550~Gene product name based on ToxoDB Community Expert Annotation.~Signal peptide predicted by SignalP 2.0 HMM (probability 0.990) with cleavage site probability 0.526 at residue 24), whose amino-acid sequence is MSLLSRVAVLSVVALSFEMPMMLAADPEATSCETEGSSISFTVEKAGHVVRFNCPSTLEEIKPAYEAGDSTKVCTTADCSNEAALKDVLKSASLAQAEGSGSSGGNDFTLTVDALPEAETSVFFLCQRTGASRSARRLGTAVPSDKCGVHILVKAAPQAPVCSAQDHTLELQITAANSDTSFVCGGTFNVIKPANAAKVLQGDSCETEVDLVSLVPHASRSALEQSGLIKLSVTDLPQQQQKLCYRCEDSSQKACKVLVTVSASHTSDAARLTAQAALGALLAVAGLVYMA
- a CDS encoding phosphoglycerate mutase family protein (encoded by transcript TGME49_258540), with amino-acid sequence MATEDCPSNTLQHETSVTERSPPLSHDALNGRPHFVEHNCSNIERRLEWFSRTLPTSASIECRDLWKQAAKAEQSFPVDATLAPLNVIKPQRRTNVKGAGIRTCSESSITGAASAQTTSELPSRAQKNLRRRNRLKPSADGSNFDTQRYSCVPMQVEYTHHPRVPLRTPATAVANSRDHEAGPVNAESHARMRGHPRTGSMQMNSVLQTQRRGENIDRSVVFRTTSNTPLCPSLCSDAAQEHQRCWRTGGSTPIHWVPWPSPDCQLCQNEGAGATEMWKSILRRNQGSDRLPGHPNGHIDSNGGSSEAGFRLSAVEAFEPRTKKPLLSVAQSSHPQCDTAKHAAPGPLAPGRLHCFVQGPVSQRYQSDSIHGRRQQQSVDTMMSHANIEHPYQASERMSMSGTGKRPYPEPGSAYLHSSTKSKDSNQGLSLCKYPGSSGLQHHLHVVQLLESETRRTTETAHASAGEGLAGKKKAEQKQHRTFILRSVLRRARALKPKATHLKVFLVNCGATTTVSRVQGGAVTGWSDPARRVAEMSELIAAPCTYSSELTTRGLPDDYESEDPLTFEDLGSSRNDMLRQWKDANLSLGECHRRRVSDLSFPAAFSVSPNHPCGVVGEADGQRSGNEFSWVDHGSLENPNTLSFSSCPTEDQEGLVEVLSKEGQKQAIAAAKLLRPMRFTMIYCSDDAACQEMKNVILTVNRESPYVDDKRLGNRRKGDLAHLSNAEFMRRATKAGFTKETFRPPGGESLEDVRERVVRFFLEALVGEFLLSLNLRDFIAKAAMDQRRAITRTNCFTLTDVGSYCELLKVPPSVQTSILTSSKLLDVNGKRQRRRRRRRKRAHLTASLDAEEGNEDTCLCPRKISKGVADSSGLLLNSHDASAVSAERVTGNNVCLDERGYDGVVGQDEQEEFEFASVASCASVLYQSGLATDDEYASGGSAINTKINELPHEVEANDNGQGKTHPDEPDAEGNTTLRSEAFSSKIVEEILEDGQTGTRCWTPLREAQEKSEETRNLGLIHLSATTAVQPLEITTEETGKYETTADVGKCSWMLAAPERRRGADEACYEALKSEAVAEPSLNAFRHSRVICHASGAEPDSSSSAKATKECVSLSLSTTNSANTVSNMQCIERSVVLPCVREEDCVSSSQGFSSLKSGHVLVASTLSDQQRIMFTRFLFFEEGQKILGSRCMLPEMGACQGNAGSSGMQFDNPAGDASPGERPQAGEHDVSVFTDLREVPERTLEKPVQDEIGSRRAAQMDSSPPVAGEFFDPECPIEPDGTSVNRESIEVSGKIPKTNTHLQREQVTSSSSEGFSRELENRSGDNDNGRLPVDDVKHKVIEAHATADEQSDYRKIVDRSKSGEKLMVGSFPQIVYDGEVTEDSGSRPGCCLEEFLHDVLVEYDSDVPPVRQRKEQTRPSGAAGDGGRCERMEQQGGLSLRDSHSLSQCSRRLQAESDCVAVSFPPSGCALLPSSTTSVDDVNELTAERGSCHSPYQNCQTMPISSPRRGKKLSEVNSGSLLPTWIAGGVCEGKTSCVSSSPFNNETCVARPDPGANDFTNWLSAKERTDHIYPVTDYCRDGPASGQDATEMCVKQFSETCQRRPFPASVKDRGDACGACQLPPELQTPFVLGDLVTSKPEAPSEPSMPHKCFDGYSIFSPALGRTRSTLLHVDGVDAMGGDASFYFRHASESCRDTRWTKPARGRIEQNHHSDCEEHYSSRIPLSRWRQPCGAKVVLPLIRNRFLLRPAHSAPSLRTCDKAIPWLQPPVASVKPREEPESQPKWHTTRLRRSRSLLDSKYSDRGTSRIPEVRASTSAVSECVCEREALTNHDRKERFKVHNPKQDEDAVSGTEPVVVQRRPPSTVRLSAYGAMPAAEGRKPRGAARRCRAALITNEARQHFDSVRQRQNSLNVTSESATREKNISCCSALKTQSGHNLRKDTARFVTDLVHSFAAALTECASAGFSPPSASLAHDCSSTGCGTNSNDSSSNIEESDGIGGTGSDGFSGTGSDSGWASTAYRGTAQTAKRSLSSLSRIERTCVGNSARHNDADVGFRTEQAKPCEGRHMGNACGGGAGACGRSTALEEPEDSMAVRGLNLRHWSGSWLGSLLARIGPSSRYNNTGAAESCGSSGTELVSLETEHEVRSPSEDADAHCKKAKEAVVKGMSGTGGARDNVWNDGHTRVSLRGYRVLLLMKRTVAQCVAASVASGLWLPSVSSLEAGFTKACPQTDQASTTGNSSVEDRDGDTAKSGCLAVLVITRECVIRELLQALCGRRFGNTIKAGSITVLDVYTRRTGNTELQRSLGRRRSEAWTWLTGRGSSVHQYLNDGRVQSIGAVGKGRRPHASTCCSLNRSLSDSYDASTASVQAEQRHVGGPEGFPCEWGNGEETSHTGTQAQEFDKSDGLKFDAKTTEGTVAESSSSLSRDEFSKCGHTESEAGTRVQACNGVPSSRRQVDCGESEAGCSEDFMAVPRFSWECEHCSVNDDENVQKGSFKSDAPRRSQLHEDGIRHGKIGRSRTMSGTIGSQCSMKKTVGRRVYGSSLCGTCSAEHSLRGIEKSPRKVSEIDDEEVSVDLSDLKLLAAPYKSTRPFASEQRVEAVDALLSRVQCWVEVFNKKE